One window of the Cryptomeria japonica chromosome 7, Sugi_1.0, whole genome shotgun sequence genome contains the following:
- the LOC131059922 gene encoding calmodulin-like protein 3 — translation MSSILDVDYSIIEGNWYYGCLFSPKKSTNTQTVFSSGVNDNEHSDVDRKYHDIADDENPKHPIAGSKKLLREESGNSRSPCFESSDSSSPKIFMEDAEEEDECLASMFRALDEDGDGKLSSDEIVRFLERLSLEMPKEEVELAVRSVSACGDEFLTTMEFGEFYRIVFSNEEEVDIVKDEEKAICEAFNVFDQNGDGFISAMELADVLSRLGFVEGKDVSCCESMIESVDYNGDGFVDIHEFRHLITRTSSASHPCLQCVAAV, via the coding sequence ATGTCTTCAATCTTGGATGTTGATTACTCTATCATTGAGGGAAATTGGTATTATGGTTGTCTCTTCAGTCCTAAGAAAAGCACTAACACTCAAACAGTTTTTAGTAGTGGTGTTAATGACAATGAGCATAGTGACGTAGATAGGAAATATCATGACATTGCTGATGATGAAAATCCCAAGCATCCCATTGCAGGGAGTAAGAAACTGTTGAGAGAAGAAAGTGGTAATAGTAGGAGTCCATGTTTTGAGTCAAGTGATTCCAGTTCACCTAAAATCTTCATGGAAGATGCAGAAGAGGAGGATGAGTGTCTTGCAAGTATGTTTAGAGCATTGGATGAAGATGGTGACGGAAAACTTAGTTCAGATGAGATAGTGAGGTTTTTGGAGAGATTAAGTCTTGAAATGCCCAAAGAGGAGGTGGAATTAGCTGTGAGATCAGTGTCTGCATGTGGTGATGAGTTCCTCACTACCATGGAGTTTGGTGAGTTTTATAGAATTGTATTTTCAAATGAGGAAGAAGTTGATATTGTGAAAGATGAGGAGAAGGCAATTTGTGaggcatttaatgtttttgatcaGAATGGAGATGGGTTTATCAGTGCAATGGAGTTGGCTGATGTTCTCTCCAGATTAGGATTTGTGGAGGGGAAGGATGTGAGTTGCTGTGAGAGCATGATTGAGAGCGTGGATTATAATGGAGATGGGTTTGTGGATATTCATGAGTTCAGGCATTTAATCACCAGAACTTCTTCTGCTTCTCATCCCTGTCTTCAATGTGTTGCTGCAGTCTAA